A DNA window from Sphingopyxis macrogoltabida contains the following coding sequences:
- a CDS encoding TadG family pilus assembly protein, producing the protein MTFFSFLSILVRDRRAGISIMSALGLTMLIGSAALAVDVGSLYLDRRKLQGIADAAAMAAAARPGEERVAAQRIIAASCACTITIAALTSGTYTPDAAVEAERRFVAGGGSPNAVRVTLTRNRPLFFGRFLTGRSESIISATATGARRGYAAFSLGSRVAAVHGGVPNALLSALTGSQVNLSVMDYNALASADIDLLAFSDALRTEIGADVLTFGQTLDTQVTTPQVLSALAQASDGQVATALEHLASKALPRALVPSRAIDLGPRSSSIRIDAANPVKVNALDLARAMLLLGNANRQLDLSLASSLPGGSGVDLALMIGEPPAHSPLIAVTDTNDVVVRTAQVRFKLDAKVSTPLAAVQIPVLAELGSASARISDIQCQGAGSGSVSLAVTTTPATLAIGTVASADFQNMQRQLDPQPARLLRLPLASVDGEAELVLSDLAEKPLGFSRAEIDAGKMKTVESTGLVAGAAKSLSDRMDLRVNILGLGLNAKALTSLVGDTVGLAAPVLDALIADITGVLGVHVGEADARVNALRCGRAKLV; encoded by the coding sequence ATGACCTTCTTCTCGTTCCTGTCCATCCTCGTCCGCGACCGGCGCGCGGGGATCAGCATCATGTCGGCGCTGGGGTTGACGATGCTGATCGGTTCGGCCGCGCTCGCGGTCGATGTCGGCTCGCTCTATCTTGACCGCCGCAAGCTGCAGGGGATCGCCGACGCTGCGGCAATGGCCGCCGCCGCCAGACCCGGCGAAGAGCGGGTCGCCGCACAGCGGATTATCGCAGCAAGCTGTGCGTGCACGATCACCATCGCAGCGCTGACCAGCGGCACCTATACTCCCGACGCGGCGGTTGAGGCCGAGAGGCGGTTCGTCGCGGGCGGCGGCTCGCCCAATGCGGTGCGGGTGACGCTGACCCGAAATCGCCCGCTCTTCTTCGGCCGCTTCCTGACCGGTCGCAGCGAAAGCATAATCAGCGCGACCGCAACCGGCGCGCGGCGTGGCTATGCCGCCTTCTCGCTGGGTTCGCGGGTGGCGGCGGTGCACGGCGGCGTGCCCAATGCGCTGCTGTCGGCGCTGACGGGCAGCCAGGTCAATTTGTCGGTGATGGATTATAACGCTCTGGCGAGCGCCGATATCGACTTGCTTGCCTTTTCGGACGCTCTGCGGACCGAGATAGGCGCCGACGTGCTGACCTTTGGCCAGACTCTCGACACGCAGGTGACGACGCCGCAGGTGCTGTCGGCGCTGGCGCAGGCGTCGGACGGGCAGGTGGCGACCGCGCTCGAACATCTTGCTTCGAAGGCGTTGCCGCGCGCGCTGGTTCCTTCGCGGGCGATCGACCTCGGGCCACGTTCGTCGAGCATCCGCATCGACGCGGCCAATCCGGTGAAGGTCAACGCGCTCGACCTTGCCCGCGCGATGCTGCTGCTCGGCAATGCCAACCGGCAACTCGACCTGTCGCTCGCGAGCAGCCTGCCCGGCGGGTCGGGGGTCGATCTGGCGCTGATGATCGGTGAGCCGCCCGCGCATTCGCCGCTGATTGCGGTGACCGATACCAACGATGTCGTGGTGCGCACCGCGCAGGTGCGGTTCAAGCTCGACGCCAAGGTATCGACGCCGCTCGCCGCGGTGCAGATTCCGGTGCTGGCCGAGCTCGGGTCGGCGTCGGCGCGCATTTCGGACATCCAGTGTCAGGGCGCGGGGAGTGGTTCTGTCTCGCTAGCGGTGACGACCACCCCGGCCACGCTGGCGATCGGCACGGTCGCCAGCGCCGATTTCCAGAACATGCAGCGGCAACTCGATCCGCAGCCCGCGCGGCTGCTGCGCCTGCCGCTGGCGAGCGTCGATGGAGAGGCCGAGCTGGTGCTGTCGGACCTCGCCGAAAAGCCGCTCGGCTTTTCGCGCGCCGAGATCGATGCGGGAAAGATGAAGACGGTCGAGAGCACCGGGCTCGTCGCGGGGGCCGCCAAGTCGCTCTCCGACCGCATGGACCTGCGGGTGAACATCCTGGGGCTGGGGCTCAATGCCAAGGCGCTCACCTCATTGGTCGGCGATACCGTAGGGTTGGCAGCGCCGGTGCTCGACGCGCTGATTGCCGACATCACCGGGGTACTCGGCGTGCATGTCGGCGAGGCCGACGCGCGGGTCAATGCGCTGCGCTGCGGGAGAGCGAAGCTGGTTTGA
- the yghU gene encoding glutathione-dependent disulfide-bond oxidoreductase translates to MTEQNEYVPPSIWTWDKESGGRFANINRPIAGPTHDKDLPVGKHPLQLYSLGTPNGVKVTVMLEELLAAGHNGAEYDAWLINIGDGDQFSSGFVGANPNSKVPALVDRSGSEPIRVFESGAILIYLAEKFGAFLPTETAKRAETLSWLMWQMGSTPFLGGGFGHFYAYAPTKQEYPINRYAMEVKRQLDVLDRRLAESEYLGGADYTIADMAVWPWYGALVKGLVYDAGEFLQVQDYKHVQRWTDQIAARPAVKRGRMVNRVTGDPASQLHERHDASDFDLRTQDKLAPEPAAE, encoded by the coding sequence ATGACCGAGCAGAATGAATATGTGCCGCCCAGCATCTGGACCTGGGACAAGGAAAGCGGCGGGCGCTTTGCCAATATCAACCGCCCGATCGCTGGGCCGACGCACGACAAGGATCTGCCGGTCGGCAAGCATCCGCTGCAGCTCTATTCGCTCGGCACGCCGAATGGCGTCAAGGTGACCGTGATGCTCGAGGAATTGCTTGCTGCGGGCCACAACGGCGCCGAATATGACGCGTGGCTGATCAATATCGGCGACGGCGACCAGTTTTCGAGCGGTTTCGTCGGTGCCAATCCGAACAGTAAGGTCCCCGCCCTGGTCGACCGCAGCGGTTCAGAGCCGATCCGCGTCTTTGAATCGGGCGCGATCCTGATCTATCTCGCCGAGAAATTCGGTGCCTTCCTGCCGACCGAAACGGCGAAGCGCGCCGAAACCTTGTCGTGGCTGATGTGGCAGATGGGAAGCACGCCCTTTCTCGGCGGCGGGTTCGGCCATTTTTACGCCTATGCCCCGACCAAGCAGGAGTATCCGATCAACCGCTATGCGATGGAAGTGAAGCGGCAGCTGGATGTGCTCGACCGACGCCTTGCGGAGAGCGAATATCTGGGCGGGGCCGACTATACGATCGCCGACATGGCGGTCTGGCCCTGGTACGGCGCGCTCGTGAAGGGGCTGGTCTATGACGCCGGCGAGTTCCTGCAGGTGCAGGATTACAAGCATGTCCAGCGCTGGACCGACCAGATTGCGGCGCGCCCGGCGGTCAAGCGCGGGCGAATGGTCAATCGCGTGACGGGCGACCCGGCCAGCCAGCTCCACGAGCGTCACGACGCATCCGATTTCGATTTGCGGACGCAGGACAAGCTGGCGCCGGAGCCTGCGGCCGAATAG
- a CDS encoding Yip1 family protein → MADLPPNSSSPASGIVQRAKDIILKPKETWPVIAAEPATTQSIFVPYVVVLAAIGPIAQFIGGQVFGFTAFGITYHPPIGTALVSAILSYGLTFATVFILALVIDGLAPNFGGQKDQVQALKVAAYSATAGWVGGVFGLLPALALIGALFALYGLYLLYLGLPVLMKVPQEKALGYTVVVVVVAIVLFLIVGAVVGALTAPSLLSVRG, encoded by the coding sequence ATGGCCGACCTACCACCCAATAGCTCCAGCCCGGCATCGGGCATCGTCCAGCGGGCGAAGGATATCATTCTCAAGCCGAAAGAGACCTGGCCCGTCATCGCCGCGGAGCCTGCCACCACCCAGTCCATCTTTGTGCCCTATGTCGTCGTGCTCGCCGCGATCGGCCCGATCGCGCAGTTCATCGGTGGACAGGTCTTCGGATTTACCGCCTTCGGGATCACCTATCACCCGCCGATCGGAACTGCGCTGGTTTCGGCGATACTGTCCTATGGTCTGACGTTTGCGACCGTCTTCATCCTTGCGCTCGTCATCGACGGTCTGGCGCCGAATTTCGGCGGACAAAAGGATCAGGTCCAGGCGCTCAAGGTTGCTGCCTATTCGGCGACCGCGGGCTGGGTCGGCGGCGTTTTCGGGCTGCTTCCCGCGCTGGCTTTGATCGGGGCGCTGTTTGCACTGTATGGCCTCTATCTTCTCTACCTCGGCCTGCCGGTGCTGATGAAAGTGCCGCAGGAAAAGGCGCTCGGCTATACGGTGGTAGTGGTCGTCGTCGCGATCGTGCTGTTCCTGATCGTCGGGGCGGTCGTCGGCGCACTGACCGCGCCATCGCTGCTCAGTGTCAGGGGCTGA
- a CDS encoding amidohydrolase family protein: protein MTRFTLAVLATLACSTSAFAQQAAPAAAAADATAEKWDVNAPPGMTTRKVPIAVDEGSWMNVDVAPDGRTIAFDLLGDIYTMPIEGGTPTRIAAGLAYEHQPRFSPDGRRIAFVSDAGGGDNIWVMNRDGSDRRQLSKEDFRLLNQPGWSPDGQFIVAKKHFTTGRSLGTGEVWMYHVSGGAGVPLVKRVSEKHQKELGEPVFAADGKGIYYTRNVTPGPIFEYAQDSNTDLFHIERYDLNDGEVTTAASGAGGAVRPTPSPDGKRLAFVRREGMDSKLYVKDLASGIERKVYDALDQDVQETWAVTGVYPNMAWTPDSSDIVLWAGGKLRRVNGNGGEARIIPFSINDDRVIVDATHPAVEVAPDSFATKMPRWAEVSPDGRQVVFETLGKLWVKPATGGTARRLTTAKDGAFEMWPSWSRDSRSLAFVRWTDAGLGEVHVVGAGGGASRKITATPGHYAEPRFSPDGQTIVFERRAGGNLTSERWGDNPGIYRVAASGGTSDRVADNGAKPQFGADNDRVFMIVVADGKSQLVSTDLSGQDKRVHANGELVSDYEISPDGRTLAFRENFDAYVTPLMPGGQDVSLGTKSGALPVTRVSGSGADYIHWSNGGSRLHWTRGPTLFSADLASFFANAPTDDKAAKFTPPTDGVSLSMTQVASKHRGTVVITGAKIVTMADKDGGIIDNGAIIIEDDRITAVGPAGAITVPAGAVTVDATGKTIVPGFVDGHAHGPHGDDELVPQQNWSELVNLAMGTTTSHNPSSRAAEIFVSSEMQRAGLILAPRIFSTGEVIYGAKSLTGYSEINSYDDALAHVRRLKAQGAYSVKNYNQPRREQRQMVVRAAQAEGITVVPEGGSLYTQDVTLIQDGNSTVEHNVPLHTFYKDLVQLWGQTQVDYTPTLVVTYGGPAGDPYWRAHTNVWEQPILARHIPPTILAADNKRRVIAPEGDYVDDDSAREAAKIAATGRNVSIGAHGQQAGVGAHWEIWSFVRGGWSNIDALRAATIMPATALGYAKDVGSLEAGKLADLLILDADPTENIRNTEHIHRVMLGGRLYDPLTMNETETGSRKREPYWWEADKP, encoded by the coding sequence ATGACGCGTTTCACCCTCGCCGTTCTGGCGACTCTGGCCTGCTCGACCTCGGCATTCGCACAACAGGCCGCGCCCGCGGCTGCAGCGGCCGATGCGACGGCGGAAAAGTGGGACGTCAATGCGCCGCCGGGCATGACGACACGCAAGGTTCCGATTGCCGTCGACGAAGGGAGCTGGATGAATGTCGACGTCGCCCCCGACGGCCGCACCATCGCGTTCGACCTGCTCGGCGACATCTATACCATGCCGATCGAGGGCGGCACGCCGACGCGGATCGCCGCCGGACTGGCCTATGAGCATCAGCCGCGCTTCTCGCCCGACGGCCGCCGCATCGCTTTCGTGTCCGATGCCGGCGGCGGCGACAATATCTGGGTCATGAACCGCGACGGCAGCGACCGGCGCCAGCTCAGCAAGGAGGATTTCCGCCTTCTCAACCAGCCGGGCTGGAGTCCCGACGGCCAGTTCATCGTCGCCAAGAAGCATTTCACGACGGGACGTTCGCTCGGGACCGGCGAGGTATGGATGTATCATGTCTCGGGCGGCGCCGGCGTGCCCTTGGTCAAACGGGTGAGCGAAAAGCATCAGAAAGAACTCGGCGAACCGGTCTTCGCGGCCGACGGCAAGGGCATCTATTACACGCGCAACGTCACGCCGGGGCCGATCTTCGAATATGCGCAGGACAGCAACACCGACCTCTTCCACATCGAACGTTATGATCTGAACGACGGCGAGGTCACGACAGCCGCGTCGGGGGCCGGCGGCGCGGTTCGTCCGACGCCTTCGCCAGACGGCAAGCGCCTCGCCTTCGTTCGCCGCGAAGGCATGGATTCAAAGCTTTACGTCAAGGACCTCGCCTCGGGCATCGAGCGCAAGGTTTATGACGCGCTCGATCAGGATGTGCAGGAAACCTGGGCGGTTACCGGCGTCTATCCGAATATGGCATGGACCCCCGACAGCAGCGACATCGTCCTCTGGGCCGGCGGCAAGCTGCGCCGCGTGAACGGCAATGGCGGCGAAGCGCGCATCATCCCCTTCAGCATCAACGACGATCGCGTGATCGTCGACGCGACGCATCCCGCGGTCGAAGTCGCACCCGACAGTTTCGCGACGAAGATGCCGCGCTGGGCCGAAGTGTCGCCCGACGGACGACAGGTCGTGTTCGAAACGCTCGGCAAATTGTGGGTGAAGCCCGCGACCGGCGGAACCGCCCGGCGGCTGACCACGGCAAAAGACGGCGCCTTCGAAATGTGGCCGAGCTGGTCGCGCGACAGCCGCTCGCTCGCATTCGTCCGCTGGACCGACGCCGGGCTCGGCGAAGTGCACGTCGTCGGCGCAGGCGGTGGCGCCTCGCGCAAGATCACGGCCACCCCCGGCCATTATGCCGAGCCGCGCTTCTCGCCCGACGGCCAGACGATCGTCTTCGAGCGCCGGGCCGGCGGCAACCTGACCTCGGAGCGCTGGGGCGACAATCCCGGCATCTATCGCGTCGCGGCTTCGGGAGGCACATCCGATCGCGTCGCCGACAATGGCGCCAAACCCCAGTTCGGTGCGGACAACGACCGTGTCTTCATGATCGTGGTTGCCGACGGCAAAAGCCAACTCGTCAGCACCGACCTCAGCGGGCAGGACAAACGCGTCCACGCCAATGGCGAACTGGTCAGCGATTACGAGATTTCCCCCGATGGCCGCACGCTGGCTTTCCGGGAGAATTTCGACGCCTATGTCACACCGTTGATGCCGGGCGGGCAGGACGTCTCGCTGGGGACCAAGAGTGGCGCCCTCCCCGTTACCCGCGTCAGCGGCAGCGGTGCCGATTATATCCACTGGTCGAACGGCGGTAGCCGTCTCCACTGGACGCGCGGCCCGACATTGTTCAGCGCCGACCTTGCCAGTTTCTTCGCCAATGCCCCGACCGACGACAAGGCAGCGAAGTTCACGCCGCCTACCGATGGCGTATCTCTGTCGATGACGCAGGTGGCGTCAAAGCATCGCGGGACTGTCGTGATCACCGGCGCAAAGATTGTCACCATGGCGGACAAGGACGGCGGTATCATCGACAATGGCGCGATCATCATTGAGGACGACCGCATCACTGCGGTCGGACCTGCGGGTGCGATCACCGTCCCGGCTGGCGCGGTGACCGTTGACGCCACCGGCAAGACGATCGTCCCCGGCTTCGTCGATGGCCACGCGCACGGCCCGCATGGCGACGACGAACTGGTGCCGCAACAGAACTGGTCCGAACTCGTCAATCTCGCGATGGGCACGACGACCAGCCACAACCCGTCGTCGCGCGCCGCCGAAATCTTCGTCTCGTCCGAAATGCAGCGTGCCGGGCTGATCCTCGCACCGCGCATCTTTTCGACCGGCGAGGTCATCTATGGCGCGAAATCGCTGACCGGCTATTCGGAGATCAACAGCTATGACGACGCGCTGGCGCATGTCCGGCGGCTGAAGGCGCAGGGGGCGTACAGCGTCAAGAATTACAATCAGCCGCGGCGCGAACAGCGCCAGATGGTCGTCCGTGCCGCGCAGGCCGAAGGGATCACCGTCGTGCCCGAAGGCGGCTCGCTCTACACGCAGGACGTCACGCTGATCCAGGACGGCAACTCGACCGTCGAGCACAATGTCCCGCTCCACACCTTCTACAAGGATCTGGTGCAGCTCTGGGGCCAGACGCAGGTCGATTATACGCCGACGCTCGTCGTTACCTATGGCGGGCCTGCGGGCGATCCCTATTGGCGCGCGCATACCAATGTCTGGGAACAGCCGATCCTCGCGCGGCATATCCCGCCGACGATCCTCGCCGCCGACAACAAGCGCCGGGTCATCGCGCCCGAGGGCGATTATGTCGACGACGATTCGGCGCGCGAAGCCGCCAAGATCGCCGCAACGGGTCGCAACGTGTCGATTGGCGCGCACGGCCAGCAGGCCGGCGTGGGCGCGCACTGGGAGATATGGTCTTTCGTCCGCGGCGGCTGGAGCAACATCGATGCGTTGCGCGCCGCGACGATCATGCCCGCAACCGCGCTCGGCTACGCGAAGGATGTCGGATCGCTTGAGGCGGGAAAGCTCGCCGACCTGCTGATCCTCGACGCCGACCCGACGGAAAACATCCGCAATACCGAACATATCCACCGTGTGATGCTGGGCGGACGGCTTTACGACCCGCTGACGATGAACGAGACGGAGACGGGCAGCCGCAAGCGCGAGCCCTATTGGTGGGAGGCCGACAAGCCCTGA
- a CDS encoding TadE/TadG family type IV pilus assembly protein yields the protein MTDPLFLSRLTRPFVEVRQALVRHERGAAMIEMALVLPLFLALLMGILVYGQYFLLAHSVQQAANDGARAAIVGLDAADRRAIATRAVDRSLQGAPQITPDKRTIAVSETGDAITVGVTYTVPADSFLRTSIVPVPGNVIRADATFELPVE from the coding sequence ATGACAGATCCGCTTTTCCTTTCGCGGTTGACCCGCCCATTCGTCGAAGTCCGCCAAGCGCTGGTACGGCACGAGCGCGGCGCGGCGATGATCGAGATGGCACTCGTCCTGCCGCTCTTCCTCGCATTGCTGATGGGCATCCTCGTCTACGGGCAATATTTCCTGCTCGCGCATAGCGTGCAGCAGGCTGCGAACGACGGCGCGCGCGCCGCGATCGTCGGGCTCGATGCGGCCGACCGCCGCGCCATCGCCACGCGCGCGGTTGACCGGAGCCTGCAAGGCGCACCACAGATCACACCCGACAAGCGAACCATCGCCGTCTCCGAAACGGGCGACGCGATTACGGTCGGCGTGACCTACACCGTCCCGGCAGACAGCTTCCTGCGCACGTCGATCGTTCCCGTGCCCGGCAACGTCATCCGCGCCGACGCGACCTTCGAACTGCCGGTGGAGTGA
- a CDS encoding CaiB/BaiF CoA transferase family protein — MPLTGIRVIDFGRYIAGPYCAALLADYGADVIRIEAPEGNEDRYSVPVADDGSGAMFLQMNRNKRSLGLKPGSEAGREVVRRLVRTADVVVANMPDDALEKLGLDYPTLSALNPAIILVTASAFGSEEPLAQRVGFDAVGQAMSGAVYLGGSDGAPARAQVNYVDFTTALHCAFGVMLALRERERTGKGQRVSGSLLGSALAISNGLTIDHALNGVDRGMMGSRAFSSAPTDIFATRDGWVMTQVVGNPIFARWAALIGRPELADDPRFGSDIARGEHGAELSILMAEWCAARTTDDAIAELGAARVPAGPVLRPSEALAEPQVAAAGLVEPMEYPGIKGTAPIVRTPITLSANAKAELSPAPRVGEHGEAILAELGYDHEAISALRRDRII; from the coding sequence GTGCCTTTGACGGGAATTCGTGTCATCGATTTCGGGCGGTATATCGCCGGGCCCTATTGCGCCGCGCTGCTCGCCGATTATGGCGCCGACGTCATCCGGATCGAGGCCCCCGAAGGCAATGAGGATCGCTATTCGGTTCCGGTCGCCGACGACGGGTCGGGGGCGATGTTCCTCCAGATGAACCGTAACAAGCGCAGCCTTGGGTTGAAGCCGGGCAGCGAGGCGGGACGCGAGGTCGTGCGGCGGCTGGTCCGCACCGCCGATGTCGTGGTGGCGAACATGCCCGACGACGCGCTCGAAAAGCTGGGGCTCGACTATCCGACGCTCTCGGCGCTCAATCCTGCGATCATCCTCGTTACCGCTTCGGCGTTCGGCAGCGAAGAGCCGCTCGCGCAGCGGGTCGGCTTCGACGCGGTGGGGCAGGCGATGTCGGGCGCGGTGTATCTCGGCGGTTCCGACGGGGCTCCCGCGCGCGCGCAGGTCAATTATGTCGACTTCACCACCGCGCTCCACTGCGCCTTCGGGGTGATGCTCGCGCTGCGCGAACGCGAACGGACGGGCAAGGGTCAGCGGGTGAGCGGTTCCTTGCTCGGCTCGGCGCTCGCCATCTCGAACGGGCTCACGATCGACCATGCCCTCAATGGCGTCGACCGCGGCATGATGGGCAGCCGCGCCTTCAGTTCGGCGCCGACCGATATTTTCGCGACGCGCGACGGCTGGGTGATGACGCAGGTGGTCGGCAACCCGATCTTCGCGCGCTGGGCCGCGCTGATCGGACGGCCCGAACTTGCCGACGATCCGCGTTTTGGATCGGACATCGCGCGCGGCGAACATGGCGCCGAATTGAGCATACTGATGGCGGAATGGTGCGCCGCGCGGACGACCGACGACGCGATCGCCGAACTCGGCGCGGCGCGCGTTCCCGCCGGGCCGGTGCTACGGCCATCGGAAGCGCTGGCGGAACCGCAGGTCGCGGCCGCCGGCCTTGTCGAACCGATGGAATATCCGGGAATCAAAGGCACGGCGCCGATCGTGCGGACGCCGATCACGCTGTCTGCAAACGCCAAGGCCGAGCTTTCTCCTGCGCCGCGTGTCGGCGAGCATGGCGAGGCGATCCTCGCGGAGCTGGGATATGATCACGAAGCCATTTCGGCTTTGCGCCGAGATAGGATTATTTGA